The proteins below come from a single Saccharopolyspora sp. SCSIO 74807 genomic window:
- a CDS encoding C69 family dipeptidase, protein MPRPRHALALAVLVAAAATPTHAAPADAQAPRRAQHPSADKSIAFYVGKNRTESGSTLLGGFGHEPSSHWLEIVPHRRHPPGSTITVGATAEADLPGRLTRIPQATETAKYLTSNYSEFSGFPAPLTNGGLNEHGVAARDVWSDSRPELVAMTPPGQTGPNYSDLSRIAMERAHSAREAVDILGRLIDEHGYTTYGGNSHLFADANEGWVFVEYAGGQGLWAAERLGPDDVRVSYPGYIGDFPAAPGNPDFRGSPNLVDFAVRQGWWNPASGKPFNLQEVYGTPFPGHPGKSAPRDEAPWRHPPTLESELRRLGDVSLVDMQRMVRDPRWSDDRSGYGQVAQLRADLPNPELATLWVANTAAVTAPYIPFHIGATAVPPEYAQHRYLTAGAAQDYLNPEFAAQEATRSATHLSKRLMYYTCDRPEVFLDRVTKTYEGFEAETLHEIGDVQRRAADAYRAGRAEQARALLTGWSNRRALRGVDLTEHLLDEVEAETKARFGIRPPRVDVPPGTTAGPGSMDMSLPADAVAARDRITCDMGNGWADGTTVDRKGQVGDPANVPDLRAQPSAEGRFGWLPLAGAALGGLLAGVLITLFARRWR, encoded by the coding sequence ATGCCCCGGCCGCGGCACGCCCTCGCCTTGGCGGTTCTCGTCGCAGCGGCGGCGACCCCCACCCACGCGGCACCGGCGGACGCGCAGGCACCCCGGCGGGCGCAACATCCGAGCGCGGACAAGAGCATCGCCTTCTACGTGGGCAAGAACCGCACCGAGAGCGGCTCGACGCTGCTCGGCGGTTTCGGGCACGAGCCGTCCAGCCACTGGCTGGAGATCGTGCCGCACCGGAGGCACCCGCCGGGCTCGACGATCACCGTCGGCGCCACCGCGGAGGCCGACCTGCCCGGCAGGCTCACCCGGATCCCGCAGGCGACCGAGACCGCGAAGTACCTCACCTCGAACTACTCCGAGTTCTCCGGTTTCCCCGCCCCGCTGACCAACGGCGGTCTGAACGAGCACGGCGTGGCCGCTCGCGACGTCTGGTCGGACTCCCGCCCGGAGCTGGTGGCGATGACCCCGCCCGGCCAGACCGGCCCGAACTACAGCGACCTGTCCCGGATCGCGATGGAGCGGGCGCACTCGGCGCGCGAAGCGGTCGACATCCTCGGGCGGTTGATCGACGAGCACGGCTACACCACCTACGGCGGCAACTCGCACCTGTTCGCCGACGCGAACGAGGGCTGGGTGTTCGTCGAGTACGCAGGCGGTCAGGGCCTGTGGGCCGCGGAACGGCTCGGGCCGGACGACGTCCGGGTGTCCTACCCGGGCTACATCGGCGATTTCCCGGCCGCACCCGGGAACCCGGACTTCCGCGGCTCGCCGAACCTGGTGGACTTCGCGGTGCGGCAGGGCTGGTGGAACCCGGCGAGCGGGAAGCCGTTCAACCTGCAAGAGGTCTACGGCACGCCGTTCCCCGGCCACCCCGGCAAGTCCGCGCCGCGCGACGAGGCGCCGTGGCGGCATCCGCCGACGCTGGAGTCCGAGCTGCGCAGGCTCGGCGACGTGTCCCTGGTGGACATGCAGCGCATGGTGCGGGATCCGCGGTGGTCCGACGACCGCTCCGGCTACGGGCAGGTGGCGCAGCTGCGCGCGGACCTGCCGAACCCGGAGCTGGCGACGCTGTGGGTGGCGAACACGGCTGCGGTGACCGCGCCGTACATCCCGTTCCACATCGGCGCGACGGCGGTGCCGCCGGAGTACGCCCAGCACCGCTACCTCACCGCTGGTGCGGCGCAGGACTACCTGAACCCGGAGTTCGCGGCGCAGGAGGCGACCCGCTCGGCGACCCACCTGTCCAAGCGCCTCATGTACTACACCTGCGATCGGCCGGAGGTGTTCCTGGACCGGGTCACCAAGACCTACGAGGGGTTCGAGGCCGAGACGCTCCACGAGATCGGTGACGTGCAGCGGCGCGCCGCCGACGCCTACCGCGCCGGGCGCGCCGAGCAGGCTCGGGCGCTGCTGACCGGCTGGAGCAACCGCCGGGCGCTGCGGGGCGTGGATCTCACCGAGCACCTGCTCGACGAGGTGGAAGCCGAGACGAAGGCCCGGTTCGGCATCCGCCCGCCGCGCGTCGACGTACCGCCGGGAACCACCGCGGGACCGGGCAGCATGGACATGTCGCTGCCCGCGGATGCCGTCGCGGCCCGGGACCGGATCACCTGCGACATGGGCAACGGCTGGGCCGACGGCACGACGGTCGACCGGAAAGGCCAGGTGGGCGATCCGGCGAACGTGCCGGACCTCCGCGCGCAACCTTCCGCCGAGGGCCGCTTCGGGTGGCTGCCGCTCGCGGGCGCCGCGCTGGGCGGGCTGCTCGCAGGCGTGCTGATCACGCTGTTCGCCCGGCGCTGGAGATGA
- a CDS encoding co-chaperone GroES: MTDAKLEIQMLHDRVMVRVSAESGERRSSGGIVIPATAQMAKRLLWGEVFGVGSHVRAVKVGDQVLFNPEEQFEVEVQGQSYLVMRERDLHAVASEQTEQGTGLYL; this comes from the coding sequence GTGACCGATGCCAAGCTTGAGATCCAGATGCTGCATGACCGGGTCATGGTGCGGGTCTCTGCGGAATCCGGGGAACGTCGCAGCAGCGGCGGCATCGTGATTCCGGCGACCGCCCAGATGGCCAAGCGGCTCCTCTGGGGCGAGGTCTTCGGGGTGGGCAGCCACGTGCGGGCCGTCAAGGTCGGCGACCAGGTGCTGTTCAACCCCGAGGAGCAGTTCGAGGTCGAGGTGCAGGGCCAGTCCTACCTGGTGATGCGGGAGCGAGACCTGCACGCCGTGGCCAGCGAGCAGACCGAGCAGGGCACCGGCCTGTACCTGTGA
- a CDS encoding sulfite oxidase — protein MDAQLADVSLPSRLADQDEGISQEELALAARNHGIMLEALRYDVTPIGLHYLLTHYDMPALDPATWRLAVTGAVSRRLELTLDELRSRPARTVRVTMECAGNGRARMHPRPISQPWLVEAVGTAEWTGVPLRDVLESAGVRPSAAEVVFTGADHGVERGVEQDYQRGLPLDEALGEEVLLAYEMNGQPLPPQHGHPVRLVVPGWYGMTNVKWLQEISVVEEPFRGFQHRAYRYRQSPDDPGEPATRMVPRSLIEPPGFPDFMSRARVVRPGELELRGRAWSGHAPIDRVEVSTDGGRNWAEAELDADRPRWSWRGWRSRWRAEPGSHVLAARATDADGNVQPTGQSWNRGGFGNNLVHTVPVSCIPE, from the coding sequence ATGGACGCACAGCTTGCCGATGTCAGCTTGCCTTCCCGGCTCGCCGATCAGGACGAAGGCATCAGCCAGGAGGAACTCGCGCTGGCCGCGCGCAACCACGGCATCATGCTCGAGGCGCTGCGCTACGACGTCACCCCGATCGGCCTGCACTACCTGCTCACGCACTACGACATGCCCGCGCTGGACCCGGCGACGTGGCGGCTGGCGGTGACCGGGGCGGTCTCCCGAAGGCTCGAGCTCACCCTCGACGAGCTGCGCTCGCGGCCCGCCCGCACGGTGCGGGTCACGATGGAGTGCGCGGGCAACGGCCGCGCCCGGATGCACCCGCGCCCGATCAGCCAGCCGTGGCTGGTGGAGGCGGTCGGCACCGCGGAGTGGACCGGGGTGCCGCTGCGCGACGTGCTGGAATCCGCGGGCGTGCGGCCTTCGGCGGCCGAGGTCGTGTTCACCGGTGCCGATCACGGCGTGGAGCGCGGTGTGGAGCAGGACTACCAGCGCGGCCTGCCGCTCGACGAGGCGCTGGGCGAAGAGGTGCTGCTGGCCTACGAGATGAACGGGCAGCCGTTGCCGCCGCAGCACGGTCATCCGGTGCGCCTGGTCGTTCCCGGCTGGTACGGCATGACGAACGTGAAGTGGTTGCAGGAGATCTCGGTGGTCGAGGAGCCGTTCCGCGGTTTCCAGCACCGCGCGTACCGCTACCGGCAGTCCCCGGACGATCCCGGCGAGCCCGCGACCCGCATGGTGCCGCGCTCGCTGATCGAGCCGCCGGGCTTCCCGGACTTCATGTCCCGCGCGCGGGTGGTGCGCCCAGGTGAGCTCGAGCTGCGCGGTCGCGCCTGGTCCGGGCACGCGCCGATCGACCGGGTGGAGGTCAGCACCGACGGCGGCCGCAACTGGGCGGAAGCCGAACTCGACGCCGACCGGCCGCGCTGGTCGTGGCGCGGCTGGCGCAGCAGGTGGCGGGCCGAGCCCGGCTCGCACGTGCTGGCCGCCCGCGCGACCGACGCCGACGGGAACGTCCAGCCGACCGGCCAGTCCTGGAACCGCGGCGGCTTCGGCAACAACCTGGTGCACACCGTCCCGGTCAGCTGCATCCCCGAGTGA
- a CDS encoding NHL domain-containing thioredoxin family protein, whose translation MSIAQQKPRTRVRAPELTGREWLNTGGREVQLGELRGKVVLLDFWTFCCINCLHVIDELRPLEEEFGDELVVVGVHSPKFEHEADPDALAAAVERYEVRHPVLDDPELSTWRNYAVKAWPTLAVIDPEGYLVHVAAGEGHVEALRSVIGEIVAEHDEKGTLHRGDGPYVPPRTAATTLRFPAKAVSGPGTILVADSANHSLVEFAEDGETVLRRIGSGARGRADGEAQDASFAEPSGLAVLPKDVAAAAGYDLVVADTANHLLRGVRLADGAVTTIAGTGQQWRDGEDGGPALDIPLTSPWDVAWWEPAGGVVIAMAGNHTLGLFDPTGGKLRRLAGTTVEGLRDGAAPEAFFAQPSGLADGGERLWLADSETSALRWIEPDGDGFAVRTAVGRGLFDFGHADGPADGALFQHPLGVAALPDGSVAVCDTYNGAVRRYDPASDEVSTLATHLAEPSGATLVDGELVVVASAAHKLERPVPPGVSDRLIEGASQQVTRPATDVAPGSVELAVVFTPPPGSKLDERYGPSTRLEITASPAELLVEGAGTGTDLTRRLVLADDVEHGVLHVVAQAASCTDDPGVEHPTCHLTRQDWGVPVRVGGSGPDRLPLIMGGMDAGSWGAPRSEGFGGPGRKLFE comes from the coding sequence GTGAGCATCGCGCAGCAGAAGCCCAGAACCCGTGTCCGCGCGCCGGAGCTGACCGGCCGGGAGTGGTTGAACACCGGCGGCCGGGAGGTCCAGCTCGGCGAGCTGCGCGGGAAGGTCGTGCTGCTGGACTTCTGGACCTTCTGCTGCATCAACTGCCTGCACGTGATCGACGAGCTGCGGCCGCTGGAGGAGGAGTTCGGCGACGAGCTGGTCGTGGTCGGCGTGCACTCGCCGAAGTTCGAGCACGAGGCGGACCCGGACGCGCTGGCCGCGGCCGTGGAGCGCTACGAGGTACGGCACCCGGTGCTCGACGACCCGGAGCTGAGCACCTGGCGCAACTACGCGGTCAAGGCGTGGCCGACGCTGGCCGTGATCGACCCCGAAGGCTACCTCGTGCACGTCGCCGCAGGTGAGGGGCACGTCGAGGCGTTGCGCAGCGTCATCGGCGAAATCGTGGCCGAACACGACGAGAAGGGCACGCTGCACCGCGGCGACGGCCCGTACGTGCCGCCGCGGACCGCGGCGACGACGTTGCGGTTCCCGGCGAAGGCGGTGTCCGGACCGGGCACGATCCTGGTCGCCGACTCGGCCAACCATTCGCTGGTGGAGTTCGCCGAGGACGGTGAGACGGTGCTGCGGCGCATCGGCAGTGGTGCTCGAGGCCGTGCCGATGGCGAAGCGCAGGACGCTTCGTTCGCCGAGCCGTCCGGGCTCGCGGTGCTGCCGAAGGACGTCGCCGCCGCGGCGGGCTACGACCTGGTGGTGGCCGACACCGCCAACCACCTGCTGCGCGGGGTGCGGCTCGCGGACGGCGCGGTGACCACCATCGCGGGCACGGGACAGCAGTGGCGCGACGGCGAGGACGGCGGACCTGCGCTGGACATCCCCCTCACCAGCCCGTGGGACGTCGCTTGGTGGGAGCCCGCAGGCGGTGTGGTGATCGCGATGGCGGGCAACCACACGCTCGGCCTGTTCGACCCGACCGGCGGGAAGCTGCGCAGGCTGGCGGGCACCACCGTCGAAGGGCTGCGGGACGGCGCGGCGCCGGAGGCGTTCTTCGCCCAGCCGTCCGGGCTCGCCGACGGCGGTGAGCGGCTGTGGCTGGCCGACTCGGAGACCTCGGCGCTGCGCTGGATCGAGCCGGACGGGGACGGGTTCGCGGTGCGCACCGCGGTCGGCCGCGGGCTGTTCGACTTCGGGCACGCGGACGGTCCCGCCGATGGCGCGTTGTTCCAGCACCCGCTGGGCGTCGCGGCGCTGCCGGACGGTTCGGTCGCGGTCTGCGACACCTACAACGGCGCGGTGCGACGTTACGATCCGGCATCGGACGAGGTCTCCACGTTGGCCACGCACCTGGCCGAACCTTCCGGGGCGACGCTGGTCGACGGCGAGCTCGTGGTGGTCGCCTCGGCCGCGCACAAGCTGGAGCGCCCGGTGCCGCCCGGCGTCTCCGATCGGCTCATCGAAGGCGCGTCGCAGCAGGTCACGCGCCCCGCGACCGATGTCGCGCCGGGCTCGGTGGAGCTGGCGGTGGTGTTCACCCCGCCGCCGGGCAGCAAGCTCGACGAGCGCTACGGCCCGTCCACCCGGCTGGAGATCACCGCGTCACCGGCGGAGCTGCTGGTCGAAGGCGCGGGCACGGGGACGGACCTGACCCGGCGGCTGGTGCTCGCCGACGACGTCGAGCACGGCGTGCTGCACGTCGTCGCGCAGGCCGCCAGTTGCACCGACGATCCGGGGGTGGAGCACCCGACCTGCCACCTGACCAGGCAGGACTGGGGAGTTCCGGTGCGGGTCGGCGGCTCCGGCCCGGACCGGCTGCCATTGATCATGGGCGGGATGGACGCCGGTTCCTGGGGGGCTCCCCGCTCGGAAGGCTTCGGTGGGCCGGGTCGTAAACTTTTCGAGTGA
- a CDS encoding acetyl-CoA C-acetyltransferase, with translation MSTTRRVAIVGGNRIPFARSGGRYTRASNQDMLTAALDGLLARFGLQGEQLGEFVAGAVLKHSRDFNLARETVLGSRLDPRTPAHDVQMACATGLESVVSVANKIALGQLESGIAGGVDSASDAPIALNDDLRRVLLAANHAKSFGGRLKALTGVRPQHVVPEIPQNSEPRTGLSMGEHAAKTALAWEISREAQDELAARSHQRLAAAYERGFFDDLVTPFQGVAEDQNMRADSTPEKLAKLKPVFGKGEGATMTAGNSTPLTDGASTVLLASEEWAKAHKLPVLAYLSDVLPAAVDHVSGDEGLLMAPAYAVPKLLQRNGIGLGEFDFYEVHEAFASQVLATLQAWQDPEFCKNRLGLDAPLGGVDTAKLNVNGSSLAAGHPFAATGGRIVATLSKLLSEQGSGRGLISICAAGGQGVTAILER, from the coding sequence ATGTCCACCACTCGCCGCGTAGCGATCGTCGGCGGCAACCGGATCCCCTTCGCGCGTTCCGGCGGCCGCTACACGCGGGCCTCCAACCAGGACATGCTCACCGCAGCGCTGGACGGGCTGCTGGCCCGCTTCGGACTGCAGGGCGAGCAGCTGGGCGAGTTCGTCGCGGGCGCGGTGCTCAAGCACAGCCGCGACTTCAACCTCGCCCGCGAAACCGTGCTCGGCTCCCGGCTCGACCCGCGCACCCCCGCCCACGACGTGCAGATGGCGTGCGCGACCGGGCTGGAGTCGGTGGTCTCGGTGGCCAACAAGATCGCGCTGGGCCAGCTCGAGTCGGGCATCGCAGGTGGCGTGGACTCGGCCAGCGACGCGCCGATCGCGCTCAACGACGACCTGCGCCGGGTGCTGCTGGCGGCCAACCACGCGAAGAGCTTCGGCGGCAGGCTCAAGGCGCTGACCGGCGTGCGCCCGCAGCACGTGGTGCCGGAGATCCCGCAGAACTCCGAGCCGCGCACCGGACTTTCCATGGGAGAGCACGCCGCGAAGACCGCGCTGGCCTGGGAGATCTCCCGGGAGGCGCAGGACGAGCTGGCCGCGCGCAGCCACCAGCGGCTCGCCGCCGCCTACGAGCGCGGGTTCTTCGACGACCTGGTCACGCCGTTCCAGGGCGTGGCCGAGGACCAGAACATGCGTGCCGACAGCACCCCGGAAAAGCTGGCGAAGCTGAAGCCGGTGTTCGGCAAGGGCGAGGGCGCGACCATGACGGCGGGCAACTCGACCCCGCTCACCGACGGCGCCTCCACCGTGCTGCTGGCCAGCGAGGAGTGGGCGAAGGCGCACAAGCTGCCGGTGCTGGCCTACCTCAGCGACGTGCTGCCCGCCGCGGTGGACCACGTCAGCGGCGACGAGGGCCTGCTGATGGCGCCCGCCTACGCGGTGCCGAAGTTGTTGCAGCGCAACGGCATCGGCCTGGGCGAGTTCGACTTCTACGAGGTGCACGAGGCGTTCGCCTCGCAGGTGCTGGCCACGCTGCAGGCGTGGCAGGACCCGGAGTTCTGCAAGAACCGCCTCGGCCTGGACGCGCCGCTGGGCGGCGTGGACACCGCGAAGCTGAACGTGAACGGCTCGTCGCTGGCCGCCGGGCACCCGTTCGCCGCGACCGGCGGGCGGATCGTGGCGACGCTGTCGAAGCTGCTGTCCGAGCAGGGCTCGGGCCGCGGGCTGATCTCCATCTGCGCCGCCGGCGGGCAGGGCGTCACCGCGATCCTGGAGCGCTGA